TTGATCGCTCAGCAGGTTAACCTGATTATGGATGGCGAGCTGGTCAAGATGTCGAAGAGACTGGGCAAGTTCTCCACAATGAGCGAATTGATTGACGAGATTGGCGTTGATGTAGCCCGTTATTTTTTCATAATGAGATCTTTAGATAGTCATCTGGACTTCGATCTCGCCCTTGCTAAAAAGCAGAGTTCAGAAAACCCTGTCTTCTATCTGCAATATGCTCATGCAAGAATTTGTTCAATCTTCCGTGAAGCAGAAAAAATAGGCACAGAGTATTTCCCATCTGGATCGACCGCTGAATACTTGAATAACCCTGAAGCTATTGCATTGCTTAAGCGGTTGGCTCTATTTCCTGAAGAGATTTTTGACGCTGCCTTTTATTTTGAGCCCCATCGGTTGGCAAATTATCTATTAAAATTAGCTCAAGGATTTCATAAATTCTATACTGAACATAGAGTCCTCTCAACAAATAGGGAAATGACAAATGCCTACCTATCGCTATGCGATGGAGTTAGGATTGTATTAAATAATGGACTGAAACTGCTGGGGATTTCAGCACCTGAGATGATGTGACTCCATGGATATTGATCTTTGAGTCGCAGTCATACAATTCGCTCACTAACTATAGTGGCATTATTTATCATAACTCTGGTGCTGATTAGGATTAATATTAAGGAATTTCTAAATGAAGAGAGTTGCAATTATCTCCACTGGAAATGAGTTAATCTATGGCAGTGTTCACGAATCTAACTGCTTTTATCTATCTGGGATGTTATTCCAAAGGGATTTCAAGGTGGTTTTGCACATTACTGTTGGGGATGAGATAGAGGAATTGCGATATGCATTGGGAGAGGCTCAGAAGAAGGCTGATATTGCAATCATTACTGGCGGATTGGGTCCTACGGATGATGATTATACCCTTGAGGCGCTGAAGAGTATATTTAACTTTAACACAACAATTTATGAGGCTGGGAAGCAGAGAATGGAATTTTTTTTCAATTCAGTAGGCAGAACAGTGATGAAGAATGATCTAAAGCAGATTACAGTGCCAGAGGGCGCCCATATCTTTGATAATGATGTTGGATTAGCAGCGGGTTTTTGTTACTCAGTGGATAAAAAGATAATTATAGCCATGCCTGGCGTACCGACTGAGATGAAGAATATGTTTGAGAATAGGGTTCTTCCCTTTCTGTTAAAGAAATACAGCATCGGAGAAAAATTGTCTATTGTGATAAGGACAGTCTTGATGAGAGAAGCGGATGTAAATGAGAAGATTAAGGAATTGAATATAGATTTTAATAAAATTGATTGGGGTATTACCACTGATTGGGGCATGAATACTGTGACCTTTGTCCTGAAGAGTGGTTATAATCTGTCCAAAGACGAGATTTTGCAGGAGTCTAGGAGGGTTTTTGGAGACCGATTGCTTTCTCAGAAATCAACAAATCTAGAGATGGAATTAATCGACCTTTTAAGGGAAAGGGGGATGACAATATCAACTGCTGAGTCCTGTACCGGAGGACTAATCTCAAAGAGAATAACGGATATTCCAGGGGCCTCGGATGTTTTCATGGGCGGGATGATAACATATAGCAATAGTTCCAAAATTAAGCAACTCGATGTATCAGCAGAGTCTATAAATCAGTTCGGAGCCGTAAGCGAGGAGGTGGCAAAGGAAATGGCAAAAGGGATCAGGGATAACTTCAATTCAAGTATTGGCCTCTCCGTTACAGGGGTGGCCGGGCCAGGGGGAGGCAGCGAAGGGAAGCAGGTGGGCACAGTATGTTTTGGTTTTGCTACCCCAGAGGGTATAGAATCTTTAAAATTAGACATAGGATCTGATAGAGATAGAGTAAGATTTTTTTCTTCACAATACGCCCTTGATCATGTAAGAATTTATCTAAAAAAAAGATTATGAGAATTTTACTATACCTTATCATTACATTCCTGCTGGCAATTTCAGAAGAGACTCTGTTATTGTCGCTTGACTCTAAAGCTCTCTATGAGCAGGGGATGGAAGCATTAAACTCAGGCAATTTCCGCTCTTCAGAGCTTCTTTTCAGGAAGATAATCGAATCAGACAATGAAGAGTATAAAGATAGGGCCTGGTTTAATCTGTCTCTTTCAATATTTCATCAAAAAAAGTACAAATCCGCAATCTTTGAGTTCAACAGATTTCTATCAATTTGTACAACATCAAATCTATGTCCTGAAGCAAGATACTGGATTGCTGAAGCTCATTTCTTTCTTCAAGAATATATCAAATCTATTGAGGAATATAAACGATTTATCTCTCAGAGTAAAAATAAATCATTAATAGCCTTTGCCTATGACAGGATTGGGCAGGTCTATTTTATCCAAAAGAGATATGATGAGGCAATTATTGAGTGGGAGAGGGCACTCAAGCGAAGCAGCGAAAAGGATCAAAATGAGATACGAACCTTAAATATAGCTGAGGCGCTGTTTCTTAATCAAAATTATAATGGCGCCATAAATTTATTAAGGCAGTTTATTCTATACAAAGTGGATATAAGGATATCGGCCCGCGCTAGGTTGATTCTTGGGAGATCCTATCAGCTAAAGGGTAATCATGCTGAGGCAATGACAATCTTTAATGGCGTTAATGATTCATTATTGAGCGAGAAACCCTTTTACGATATTAATTATTACAAAGCAATATCCGCTATCGCTCAGAACAATCTTAATGACGCTAAGCTCTATTTCAATTCATTTATCACAGTTGGGAAGGATTCAGTTTGGTATTATGATGCAAAATATGAGTTGGGTAATATATATATAAATGAGGGGGAGGAGAGTGAGGCGATTGATCAATTAGAGGAGGTGAAACAATTTGCAGACAAAGAGGAGATAAGGGGTAGAGCATTAATAATATTGAGTAAAATATATTTAAAACGAAATCCCAAGAAGACCATAGCCTATCTAGAGGAGGCTATATCAATAAACAACCCTGATAACAGAAAGGAGGTATTATTTCTATTAGGAAAGAGTTACATTGATGTTAAGAGGTATAAAGATGCAAAAAAGACACTGGAACTTTTAATCAAGGATTATCCTTATGATAGAGACATTGATCATGCCCATTTCTTTCTCTCCATGGTGTATCTTGATGAGGGAGATATGGACAAGGCTATTAGAGGATTCGAAAAGATCAAGGAGATAAATCCCTTTTCAAGGTATATAGATGAATCATACTATTATCTAGCCCTTGCTTATAATAGGAATAAACAAACTGGAAGGGCAATCGATCTATTAAAAAAATATTTGAGTCTTAAAAACTCTCAAAAAAAATATGAAGCTAATGTTCAACTCCTCGAACTCTACTTGATTGGGGATGATTATAAAAATGCTAAAAAAATAATGAAAATAGTAATTAAGCGTTATATCAAACAAGAGGGAGTTGATACAGTCCTATTAAAATATGGCAAGGCATTGAAGAAAAGGGGACTTAAAGCTGGGAAATATTTTAGATTAATAATCAAGAATTATCCAAAATCTGCTAGCGCTGGCACAGTATATCTAACATGGGGCGATGAAGCCTTTGTAAAAAAGGAATTCAAAAAAGCGGAGTGGTTTTACAGAAAATATCTATCAGTAAAGGGAAGAGAGAACGCAGCTTCAGTATTTCTCTATAGAATAATTTCACTCTATAAGATGAGAAGATATAAAGAGATTATCTCAGTTCTAGAGAAAGAGGATATACCAAGAATGGATGATTATACATCAAAACAAATTTCTCTTTGGGTTGGGAGGAGCCATTATCAGATCGGCCAATTTGAGGAGGCATACAATGTAATGTACAATTGGAATATAAGGGATTATTCTATAGGGGATCTTCTTATTATTACTAAAATCTCTCTTAAGGTTGGGGATATAAAATCAGCAAAGGAGGCATCAGAATTACTCCAAGGGGATAAGGATGCATATGCAGAATCACTATACGCTTTTGGAAAATATTATCTTGAGGAAGATGAAATTGACATCTCAATAGGATACTTCTCAAGGATTATAATTGAGAGTCCCACCTCTGAATATACCGACCTTGCAAAAGTGGAGATTGCTGAGATATATATCATTCAAAATAGACTATCTGATGCCATTCAACAATTGACTGAGATAAAAAACCAAAAGATAGTGAATAGAAAAAATGCAATGTTAATAGTGGCCAACTTCAGAGCAGGGAATAACAAGAAGGCTATTTCGCTTACCAAGACACATCTTAAAAAATTGACTAAAACAGAATATGGCGAGATGGCAATAAAGGAGAACCTATTATATTATTTCAATAAGAATAACTTAAAAGAATTTAAAAAATACTCCTGGTACTTAAAAAAATATAAGGGTAATAATTCATATATCAATTATCTATCCGGGAAGATATACTTTGATCAGAATAAATACAAGAGTTCATACTATTTTTTCTATAAATTGGCCCAAGTTAAAAATGAATATACTGAAGAGTCACTCTTTTATCTTGGAATAATCAGCCTTTTTCAGCAAAAGAATACTGAGCGTGCGGTTGGTTACTTCAATAGAATAATAAAGGAAAAAAATCCTACAAATCAAGACAGTAAATTTTTAGTACAGGCAAAGATATATCTCTCTATTATCTTGAAAGAGAGGGGTAATATGGCTGACTCAAAAAAAATACTCAAGGATATTCTAAGAAGCTCTGAGAATATGATGTGGAAGACACAAGCGGAAAATCTCTTTGAATATTACGGTTATTCCAAATAAACTAACATCATTAAATTGATTTCAAGGTATATTACAATCCCTGCTATTATATTCCAATTCCCATTTCTCTACTCATATGAGAAGGATTTTAAATATAATTGTGATATTGGAGTGAACAATGAAGATGAGATTATTGGTAATTCATGGTCCTAATCTTAACATGCTGGGGAGTAGAGAGACAGATATCTATGGCGATTGTACCCTTAATGAAATAAATAAGATGATTGAAGATTTTGGCAGGGATAATAGGATCGGAATTGAGACCTTCCAGTCAAATAGCGAAGGGGAGATCCTAAATTATATTCAAAGGAATATCGATTCAGATGGGATTGTCATAAATCCAGCTGCTTACACCCACACTTCGGTTGCGATAAGGGATGTTATTAAAGCCGTCAAAATTCCAACAATAGAGGTCCATCTGTCCAACATCCACGCAAGAGAGGAATTCAGAAAAAGGTCCCTCATTGCCCCGGTATGTATAGGACAAATATCCGGATTTGGATATAACTCCTATTTGTTAGGCATCTCAGCCATGATGTATTATGTAAAGAGAAACAACAATGATTGAAGCATAATTTTTATTTGAGACCTATATGAAATCAAGTTCCCTTGAAGCGAGGATGAACATTGAATGGCTCCAACACAGTGGAGATATTGATTGTTGAATGTCATTGTCAAATATCTGTTCTGGAATAAATTCATTATATGTAGAATTCACCACTTTTTTATAGTATTGTAAAGCCTTGTCCCTATTGCCATTCTTACTCTGCACAATACACATCCAGAAATTGAGTATGGGCCAGAATCCTGCCCCCTTATTTCTATGCAAGGTTTGATACATCCAGCCATCATACTCATCCTGTTCATATCTATGTACACCAAAATCCCTCACCAATCCCTTCTCAATAAGTCTAATAGTCTCTTGTGCTAGAGGATCTTTAACATCGACTATATCAAAGGGCCAGATTAGCCCCAAGGCGCTTGCGTCAATTCTTTCATCATTCAGCACGCCAAAGGACCTGCAGAAATACCCCCTTTCCTCTGAATTCCTGAAAAGGACTCCCCTCATCTCCCTTGCCACATCCACATATCGCTGATCAGGATAGAGTTGGTCAGCTGATAGCAATCCACGAATACATGCGCCG
The sequence above is a segment of the Spirochaetota bacterium genome. Coding sequences within it:
- a CDS encoding CinA family nicotinamide mononucleotide deamidase-related protein, which encodes MKRVAIISTGNELIYGSVHESNCFYLSGMLFQRDFKVVLHITVGDEIEELRYALGEAQKKADIAIITGGLGPTDDDYTLEALKSIFNFNTTIYEAGKQRMEFFFNSVGRTVMKNDLKQITVPEGAHIFDNDVGLAAGFCYSVDKKIIIAMPGVPTEMKNMFENRVLPFLLKKYSIGEKLSIVIRTVLMREADVNEKIKELNIDFNKIDWGITTDWGMNTVTFVLKSGYNLSKDEILQESRRVFGDRLLSQKSTNLEMELIDLLRERGMTISTAESCTGGLISKRITDIPGASDVFMGGMITYSNSSKIKQLDVSAESINQFGAVSEEVAKEMAKGIRDNFNSSIGLSVTGVAGPGGGSEGKQVGTVCFGFATPEGIESLKLDIGSDRDRVRFFSSQYALDHVRIYLKKRL
- a CDS encoding tetratricopeptide repeat protein, whose amino-acid sequence is MRILLYLIITFLLAISEETLLLSLDSKALYEQGMEALNSGNFRSSELLFRKIIESDNEEYKDRAWFNLSLSIFHQKKYKSAIFEFNRFLSICTTSNLCPEARYWIAEAHFFLQEYIKSIEEYKRFISQSKNKSLIAFAYDRIGQVYFIQKRYDEAIIEWERALKRSSEKDQNEIRTLNIAEALFLNQNYNGAINLLRQFILYKVDIRISARARLILGRSYQLKGNHAEAMTIFNGVNDSLLSEKPFYDINYYKAISAIAQNNLNDAKLYFNSFITVGKDSVWYYDAKYELGNIYINEGEESEAIDQLEEVKQFADKEEIRGRALIILSKIYLKRNPKKTIAYLEEAISINNPDNRKEVLFLLGKSYIDVKRYKDAKKTLELLIKDYPYDRDIDHAHFFLSMVYLDEGDMDKAIRGFEKIKEINPFSRYIDESYYYLALAYNRNKQTGRAIDLLKKYLSLKNSQKKYEANVQLLELYLIGDDYKNAKKIMKIVIKRYIKQEGVDTVLLKYGKALKKRGLKAGKYFRLIIKNYPKSASAGTVYLTWGDEAFVKKEFKKAEWFYRKYLSVKGRENAASVFLYRIISLYKMRRYKEIISVLEKEDIPRMDDYTSKQISLWVGRSHYQIGQFEEAYNVMYNWNIRDYSIGDLLIITKISLKVGDIKSAKEASELLQGDKDAYAESLYAFGKYYLEEDEIDISIGYFSRIIIESPTSEYTDLAKVEIAEIYIIQNRLSDAIQQLTEIKNQKIVNRKNAMLIVANFRAGNNKKAISLTKTHLKKLTKTEYGEMAIKENLLYYFNKNNLKEFKKYSWYLKKYKGNNSYINYLSGKIYFDQNKYKSSYYFFYKLAQVKNEYTEESLFYLGIISLFQQKNTERAVGYFNRIIKEKNPTNQDSKFLVQAKIYLSIILKERGNMADSKKILKDILRSSENMMWKTQAENLFEYYGYSK
- the aroQ gene encoding type II 3-dehydroquinate dehydratase, with translation MRLLVIHGPNLNMLGSRETDIYGDCTLNEINKMIEDFGRDNRIGIETFQSNSEGEILNYIQRNIDSDGIVINPAAYTHTSVAIRDVIKAVKIPTIEVHLSNIHAREEFRKRSLIAPVCIGQISGFGYNSYLLGISAMMYYVKRNNND